The following proteins are encoded in a genomic region of Coffea eugenioides isolate CCC68of chromosome 6, Ceug_1.0, whole genome shotgun sequence:
- the LOC113774777 gene encoding UDP-glucuronate 4-epimerase 1, which produces MPSLEEELFPSTPGKFKDRGGAHSMNRQFYRCFASTSTMFLWALFLIALTASYLSFQSFVDSGSRYFSSAWGGHHWEKQVKSSAQIHRANGFSVLVTGAAGFVGSHVSLALKKRGDGVVGFDNFNNYYDPSLKKARKALLNSHNVFIVEGDVNDAKLIAKLFDIVEFTHVMHLAAQAGVRYAMENPHSYVHSNIAGLVTLLEACKNADPQPAIVWASSSSVYGLNEDVPFSESDRTDRPASLYAATKKSGEAITHTYNHIYGLSITGLRFFTVYGPWGRPDMAYFSFTKGILQGKPITIYRGKNRVDLARDFTYIDDVVKGCVASLDTAKKSTGSGGKKRGPAQYRIFNLGNTSPVTVPMMVGILERHLKVKAKKNYVDMPGNGDVPFTHANISLARRELGYKPTTDLQTGLKKFVKWYLAFYGHNHGKSVKL; this is translated from the coding sequence ATGCCGTCATTGGAGGAAGAACTTTTCCCATCAACGCCGGGGAAGTTCAAGGATAGAGGAGGAGCCCATAGCATGAACCGGCAGTTCTACAGATGTTTCGCTTCGACGAGTACCATGTTCTTATGGGCTCTTTTCTTGATTGCTCTGACTGCGTCGTACTTGAGTTTCCAATCTTTCGTGGACTCCGGCTCCCGTTATTTCTCCTCCGCTTGGGGTGGCCACCATTGGGAGAAACAAGTTAAGAGCTCTGCCCAGATCCACCGGGCCAACGGGTTTTCCGTTCTCGTCACAGGTGCAGCCGGTTTCGTCGGGTCCCACGTCTCCCTCGCTTTAAAGAAACGGGGAGACGGCGTCGTTGGGTTCGACAACTTCAACAACTACTACGACCCGTCGTTGAAGAAGGCCAGAAAAGCGCTTTTAAACTCGCACAACGTTTTTATCGTGGAGGGAGATGTAAACGACGCTAAGTTGATAGCGAAGCTCTTCGACATTGTGGAGTTTACCCACGTGATGCATTTGGCGGCTCAAGCCGGCGTCCGATACGCCATGGAGAATCCTCATTCTTATGTTCATAGCAATATAGCCGGCTTGGTCACCCTTTTAGAGGCTTGCAAGAACGCCGATCCTCAGCCGGCTATTGTTTGGGCCAGCTCCAGTTCTGTTTACGGGTTGAATGAAGACGTTCCGTTTTCCGAATCGGATCGTACTGACAGACCCGCTTCTCTCTACGCCGCAACCAAGAAGTCCGGTGAAGCTATTACGCACACGTACAATCATATCTACGGGTTGAGCATTACCGGGTTGAGGTTTTTCACGGTTTACGGGCCCTGGGGAAGACCCGACATGGCGTACTTCTCTTTTACCAAGGGTATCCTGCAAGGTAAACCGATTACGATCTACCGGGGCAAGAACCGGGTCGACTTGGCCCGGGACTTTACGTACATTGATGACGTGGTGAAAGGGTGCGTGGCGTCGTTGGACACTGCCAAGAAGAGTACCGGGTCGGGTGGAAAGAAACGGGGCCCGGCTCAGTATCGGATCTTCAACTTGGGGAACACGTCGCCGGTGACGGTGCCGATGATGGTGGGGATACTGGAGAGGCATCTCAAGGTTAAGGCTAAGAAGAATTACGTGGATATGCCTGGAAACGGTGACGTTCCGTTCACTCATGCGAATATAAGCTTGGCCCGGAGAGAACTCGGGTATAAGCCCACAACCGATTTACAAACCGGGTTGAAGAAATTTGTTAAGTGGTATCTCGCATTTTACGGCCACAATCATGGCAAGTCTGTAAAGCTATGA
- the LOC113776107 gene encoding glycine-rich protein 5-like has product MAPIKSLALVAFLLACSALISECRVARKDLGVDLGGGIGVGVGAGIGLGIGGGSGAGSGAGSGSGSGSGSHSSSSSSSSSSASSSGSGSGSSAGSEAGSYAGSRAGSGSGSSAGSEAGSYAGSRAGSASGQGRGRGSGSGAGHN; this is encoded by the coding sequence ATGGCACCAATCAAGTCCTTAGCATTAGTTGCATTTCTTCTTGCATGTTCTGCTCTTATATCTGAGTGCAGGGTGGCGAGGAAAGACTTGGGAGTGGATCTTGGTGGTGGTATAGGAGTTGGAGTCGGAGCAGGAATAGGGTTGGGCATAGGAGGAGGTAGTGGTGCGGGTTCCGGGGCTGGTTCAGGATCTGGTTCTGGTTCAGGTTCCCATTCTAGCTCGAGCTCATCATCAAGTTCATCAGCTTCTTCTTCAGGGTCGGGGTCTGGATCAAGTGCAGGATCAGAGGCGGGTTCATATGCAGGATCTAGAGCTGGGTCCGGGTCTGGATCAAGTGCAGGCTCCGAGGCTGGTTCATACGCAGGATCTAGAGCTGGATCTGCATCGGGGCAAGGACGTGGTCGTGGTTCAGGATCTGGTGCTGGGCATAATTAA
- the LOC113776054 gene encoding HD domain-containing protein 2 isoform X1, whose amino-acid sequence MSRAIFKSTLLAGISCSTQLRFTINGSSFRAFGKSPSSSSSSRVSPMATSERSDAAAASSPSSSSPASRSATSAIDFLTLCHRLKTTKRAGWVKKGVENPESIADHMYRMGVMALIAADIPGVNRDKCVKMAIVHDMAEAIVGDITPSDGISKLEKSQREQEALEHMCKLLGGGPQAKEIADLWTEYEENTSLEAKVVKDLDKVEMILQALEYENEQGKDLDEFFQSTAGKFQTNIGKAWASEIASRRRNH is encoded by the exons ATGAGTCGAGCAATTTTCAAATCGACGTTGTTAGCAGGCATCAGCTGCTCCACTCAGCTGAGATTCACTATTAACGGTTCCAGTTTCCGAGCATTTGGAAAATctccctcttcttcttcatcttctagGGTTTCTCCAATGGCCACTTCCGAACGTTCAGATGCTGCTGCtgcttcttctccttcttcttcatCCCCTGCCTCTCGTTCCGCTACCTCCGCTATCGATTTTCTCACTCTCTGCCACCGCCTCAAG ACGACAAAGAGAGCTGGATGGGTAAAGAAAGGGGTGGAGAATCCAGAATCAATTGCTGATCACATGTATCGGATGGGAGTAATGGCTCTAATTGCTGCTGATATTCCTGGTGTCAATCGAGACAA GTGCGTAAAAATGGCGATTGTGCATGATATGGCTGAAG CTATTGTTGGTGACATCACACCTTCAGATGGGATTTCTAAGCTTGAAAAGAGTCAGAGGGAGCAAGAGGCGCTGGAGCACATGTGCAAATTACTTGGTGGTGGCCCACAAG CTAAGGAGATAGCTGATTTGTGGACTGAATATGAAGAAAATACTTCATTAGAAGCTAAGGTGGTTAAGGACTTGGACAAG GTGGAAATGATTCTTCAAGCCTTGGAGTATGAAAATG AGCAAGGGAAGGATTTGGACGAGTTTTTCCAGTCAACAGCAG GGAAGTTCCAAACGAACATTGGTAAAGCTTGGGCTTCAGAAATTGCATCAAGAAGAAGGAACCATTGA
- the LOC113773635 gene encoding protein DOWN-REGULATED IN DIF1 11-like → MAKPDLSSTILAALIIGGALMAMVPPGLAQELKVTAPPKEHHHPHHHKNHSRAPPAEAPSAESPEEACLDSTPESIQDYIDNCTENVSPICGEEIVGSLFGTRNVSIPCCCQLLNIGMECHAAVVSVFAGLPDVKQGAPIIKANSHKVFNACLKEVRKNRKLKAKATACK, encoded by the coding sequence ATGGCAAAGCCCGATCTCTCCTCCACAATATTGGCTGCATTGATTATTGGCGGAGCCCTAATGGCCATGGTTCCTCCGGGGCTAGCCCAAGAACTAAAAGTAACGGCACCACCTAAAGAACACcatcatcctcatcatcatAAGAACCATAGTCGTGCTCCTCCAGCTGAAGCTCCGTCGGCCGAGTCGCCGGAGGAGGCATGTTTGGACAGCACACCCGAAAGTATTCAAGACTACATAGATAATTGTACCGAAAATGTAAGTCCGATATGTGGTGAAGAAATTGTAGGTTCTTTGTTTGGAACAAGAAACGTTTCAATCCCTTGTTGTTGTCAACTCCTTAACATTGGAATGGAGTGTCATGCTGCCGTGGTCAGTGTGTTTGCTGGCCTGCCTGATGTCAAGCAAGGTGCACCAATTATTAAGGCCAATAGTCACAAGGTTTTCAATGCCTGCCTTAAAGAAGTTAGGAAGAACCGCAAACTTAAGGCCAAGGCTACTGCATGCAAATAA
- the LOC113776054 gene encoding HD domain-containing protein 2 isoform X2, producing the protein MSRAIFKSTLLAGISCSTQLRFTINGSSFRAFGKSPSSSSSSRVSPMATSERSDAAAASSPSSSSPASRSATSAIDFLTLCHRLKTTKRAGWVKKGVENPESIADHMYRMGVMALIAADIPGVNRDKCVKMAIVHDMAEDGISKLEKSQREQEALEHMCKLLGGGPQAKEIADLWTEYEENTSLEAKVVKDLDKVEMILQALEYENEQGKDLDEFFQSTAGKFQTNIGKAWASEIASRRRNH; encoded by the exons ATGAGTCGAGCAATTTTCAAATCGACGTTGTTAGCAGGCATCAGCTGCTCCACTCAGCTGAGATTCACTATTAACGGTTCCAGTTTCCGAGCATTTGGAAAATctccctcttcttcttcatcttctagGGTTTCTCCAATGGCCACTTCCGAACGTTCAGATGCTGCTGCtgcttcttctccttcttcttcatCCCCTGCCTCTCGTTCCGCTACCTCCGCTATCGATTTTCTCACTCTCTGCCACCGCCTCAAG ACGACAAAGAGAGCTGGATGGGTAAAGAAAGGGGTGGAGAATCCAGAATCAATTGCTGATCACATGTATCGGATGGGAGTAATGGCTCTAATTGCTGCTGATATTCCTGGTGTCAATCGAGACAA GTGCGTAAAAATGGCGATTGTGCATGATATGGCTGAAG ATGGGATTTCTAAGCTTGAAAAGAGTCAGAGGGAGCAAGAGGCGCTGGAGCACATGTGCAAATTACTTGGTGGTGGCCCACAAG CTAAGGAGATAGCTGATTTGTGGACTGAATATGAAGAAAATACTTCATTAGAAGCTAAGGTGGTTAAGGACTTGGACAAG GTGGAAATGATTCTTCAAGCCTTGGAGTATGAAAATG AGCAAGGGAAGGATTTGGACGAGTTTTTCCAGTCAACAGCAG GGAAGTTCCAAACGAACATTGGTAAAGCTTGGGCTTCAGAAATTGCATCAAGAAGAAGGAACCATTGA
- the LOC113774663 gene encoding glycine-rich cell wall structural protein 2-like, producing MTKLKALLVLVCLLISALAMVAESRVARKDLGLDLGLPIGVGIGAGVGIGLGGGSGSGAGAGAGSGSGSSSSSSSSSSSSSSSSGSGGAGSEAGSSAGSYAGSRAGSRSGSRGGGSEAGSSAGSSAGSRAASGSGGSRGGGSGRGSGSGHGEGYGEGSGNGGGHGEGGGSGSGYGEGNGK from the coding sequence ATGACTAAGTTGAAGGCATTGTTAGTTCTTGTTTGTTTGCTTATTTCAGCTCTCGCTATGGTGGCTGAAAGCCGAGTAGCGAGAAAGGACTTGGGTTTGGACTTGGGGTTACCCATAGGGGTAGGGATTGGAGCCGGAGTAGGGATTGGTTTAGGAGGTGGGAGTGGCTCAGGAGCTGGAGCTGGCGCAGGTTCTGGCTCAGGATCTAGTTCTAGTtcgagttcaagttcaagttcaagctCGAGTTCATCAGGTTCCGGTGGTGCAGGCTCAGAAGCTGGCTCGTCAGCAGGATCATATGCTGGATCAAGAGCTGGTTCGAGGTCAGGCTCTCGTGGTGGAGGCTCAGAAGCAGGCTCATCGGCAGGATCATCAGCCGGATCAAGAGCTGCTTCAGGATCAGGAGGCAGTCGAGGAGGAGGATCTGGCCGAGGGTCTGGTTCAGGCCATGGTGAAGGTTATGGCGAGGGTTCAGGAAACGGAGGTGGCCATGGTGAAGGAGGTGGATCTGGATCAGGTTATGGTGaaggaaatggaaaatga